A DNA window from Allokutzneria albata contains the following coding sequences:
- a CDS encoding alpha/beta hydrolase, with the protein MRKPIRRLLTIFAAAAVALPAALAAPASAAPAVTVVSEKRVDARILDLTVNSQAIGQQANVRLLLPDGWDGRQPGKTWPVLLLLGGCCWSDGDGHESWVQKTDVETYPELRKVIVVQPIGGKAGYFSNWKQAGGPRWEDFHLDEVLPLVEKNYGGGRKRAIAGLSMGGFGALSYAGRRPGMFAAAASYSGTVHTQLFMLGPSSVQAVLIGQGLDPNGLWGDPVKDEKTWAEHNPAELTDNLKKIPVYLSSGNGEPGPLDAPGAGFDVKEKTIEGMSQLVATKLLLSGGKVQTSFYGKGTHAWPYYGRELKNSLPMLMGALGV; encoded by the coding sequence GTGCGAAAGCCGATCCGACGCCTTTTGACGATCTTCGCGGCGGCAGCGGTCGCGCTGCCGGCCGCACTGGCCGCCCCGGCGTCGGCCGCCCCCGCCGTCACCGTCGTCTCCGAGAAGCGGGTCGACGCGCGCATCCTCGACCTCACGGTGAACTCGCAGGCCATCGGCCAGCAGGCCAACGTGCGACTGCTGCTGCCGGACGGCTGGGACGGCAGGCAGCCCGGCAAGACCTGGCCGGTGCTGTTGCTGCTCGGCGGCTGCTGCTGGAGCGACGGTGACGGGCACGAGAGCTGGGTGCAGAAGACCGACGTCGAGACCTACCCCGAACTGCGCAAGGTCATCGTCGTCCAGCCGATCGGCGGCAAGGCCGGGTACTTCAGCAACTGGAAGCAGGCCGGCGGCCCGCGGTGGGAGGACTTCCACCTGGACGAGGTGCTTCCGCTGGTGGAGAAGAACTACGGCGGCGGCAGGAAGCGCGCGATCGCCGGGCTGTCCATGGGCGGGTTCGGCGCGCTGTCCTACGCCGGGCGCAGGCCGGGCATGTTCGCCGCGGCGGCCTCCTACAGCGGCACCGTGCACACCCAGCTGTTCATGCTCGGCCCGTCGAGCGTGCAGGCCGTGCTGATCGGCCAGGGCCTGGACCCCAACGGCCTGTGGGGCGACCCGGTGAAGGACGAGAAGACCTGGGCCGAGCACAACCCGGCCGAGCTGACCGACAACCTCAAGAAGATCCCCGTCTACCTCTCCTCGGGCAACGGCGAACCCGGTCCGCTCGACGCTCCCGGCGCGGGCTTCGACGTCAAGGAGAAGACGATCGAGGGCATGTCGCAGCTGGTCGCCACGAAGCTGCTGCTCTCCGGCGGCAAGGTGCAGACCTCGTTCTACGGCAAGGGCACCCACGCCTGGCCCTACTACGGCCGGGAGCTGAAGAACTCGCTGCCGATGCTGATGGGCGCCCTCGGCGTCTAG